A genomic window from Caldicellulosiruptor kronotskyensis 2002 includes:
- a CDS encoding sensor domain-containing diguanylate cyclase, with amino-acid sequence MIEYNNPQDLKRLIRKLNKIGITISREKNVDTILEMILNESIDITNSDGGTLYIVKEFEGQKYLVITLSKNYSVDFNYIGYKIPIDNQSIVGYVAQNGIPVTINNIQNIQNSHLQQFKLFDQALHYKTLNLMAIPMIDYQGNVIGVLQIINKKKDNSIKLTEDNIYQNIVDFTKEDEEIILSLASQASLLIERIHLYQRIEKNIANTRYALISLFNSMKQVIANLSEDILIEQEEFKKYASLDDLTGLFTRNEGMIYLEKQIQLSKMNETHFVVCFIDVDGLKQVNDTFGHQIGDELLKSFAQILKESIRSYDIAFRYGGDEFVLILYKATIREANIVLTRIQNKIDEFNAKVQKPYKIQISYGFAEYSPTSNLNSEDLIKIADENMYKVKKEKKKSRPSY; translated from the coding sequence ATGATCGAATATAATAATCCCCAAGATTTAAAAAGACTAATCAGAAAACTCAATAAAATTGGAATTACAATTTCACGAGAGAAAAACGTCGATACCATTTTAGAAATGATCTTAAATGAAAGCATTGACATCACAAATAGTGATGGTGGTACCCTCTATATCGTAAAAGAATTTGAAGGACAAAAATATTTAGTCATCACACTTTCCAAAAACTACTCAGTTGATTTCAATTACATTGGTTATAAAATACCTATAGATAATCAAAGCATTGTCGGATACGTTGCCCAAAATGGCATTCCTGTTACAATTAACAACATTCAAAATATCCAAAATTCTCACCTGCAGCAGTTTAAACTTTTCGACCAAGCTTTACATTATAAAACCCTAAATCTTATGGCAATACCCATGATTGATTATCAAGGCAATGTGATTGGTGTTTTGCAGATAATAAACAAAAAGAAAGACAACTCCATTAAGCTAACAGAAGACAACATCTACCAAAATATTGTTGACTTTACAAAAGAAGATGAAGAAATTATTTTGTCACTTGCATCTCAAGCGTCTTTATTAATTGAACGAATTCATCTTTACCAAAGGATAGAAAAAAATATTGCAAACACTCGTTATGCTCTAATCAGTTTATTTAATTCTATGAAACAAGTGATTGCAAACTTGAGTGAAGATATTTTAATAGAACAAGAAGAGTTTAAAAAATATGCATCTTTGGACGACCTGACAGGTCTGTTTACGCGAAATGAAGGAATGATTTATTTAGAAAAGCAGATACAACTCTCCAAAATGAATGAAACACACTTTGTTGTTTGCTTTATTGATGTCGATGGATTAAAACAAGTAAACGATACATTTGGCCACCAAATAGGCGATGAACTTTTAAAAAGCTTTGCTCAAATTCTAAAAGAAAGTATCAGAAGTTATGATATAGCATTCAGATATGGCGGAGATGAGTTTGTGTTGATACTTTATAAAGCAACAATAAGAGAAGCTAATATTGTTCTCACAAGAATCCAAAATAAAATCGACGAGTTTAACGCAAAAGTCCAAAAGCCCTATAAGATTCAAATAAGCTATGGATTTGCTGAATATTCCCCAACTTCCAATTTGAACTCCGAAGACTTGATTAAAATAGCTGATGAGAATATGTATAAGGTCAAGAAAGAAAAGAAAAAAAGTCGACCCTCATATTAA
- a CDS encoding MBL fold metallo-hydrolase, whose amino-acid sequence MSKENPLKFLGIGSAFNPNYNNTSAYFDLEDNLFLIDCGGGILNSLLNLKLLEKYLHLNVLITHTHPDHIASLGQLILYCYYQLSKKITLIFPQPEIISNLLDYMGIRNEIYTLKTPQDFVNYLSKLTVISLEQVHVNELPCFGYLIYLNNVTFYYSGDSKSIPLYILTKFLEGEIDFLFQDTCSANHNHHPHLSIKELSEQIPPSKRKQVYCIHIDERFDINLAKNLGFNIPQEIVPERDEKNDRI is encoded by the coding sequence ATGTCAAAGGAAAACCCTTTGAAATTTCTGGGAATTGGAAGTGCTTTTAATCCTAATTATAACAATACCTCTGCTTACTTCGATTTGGAAGATAATCTTTTTTTAATTGACTGTGGTGGAGGTATATTAAATTCCCTTTTGAATTTGAAACTACTTGAAAAATATCTACATTTAAATGTTTTAATAACTCATACACACCCTGACCACATTGCAAGTTTAGGTCAATTAATATTGTATTGTTATTATCAACTAAGTAAGAAAATAACTCTCATCTTTCCTCAACCTGAAATAATATCAAATTTACTTGACTATATGGGTATCAGAAATGAGATATACACTTTGAAAACCCCTCAGGACTTTGTTAACTATCTCAGTAAACTTACGGTAATATCCTTAGAACAAGTTCATGTAAATGAATTGCCTTGTTTTGGATATCTAATTTACTTGAATAATGTAACATTTTATTACAGTGGGGACTCAAAATCAATCCCTCTTTATATTCTAACTAAATTTTTGGAAGGCGAAATAGATTTTTTATTCCAAGACACTTGTTCAGCAAATCATAACCATCATCCCCATCTTTCCATAAAGGAACTTTCGGAACAAATACCACCTTCAAAAAGAAAACAGGTTTATTGTATACATATTGATGAAAGGTTTGATATAAATTTAGCTAAAAATTTAGGATTTAATATACCTCAAGAAATTGTACCTGAGAGGGATGAAAAAAATGATCGAATATAA
- a CDS encoding GAF domain-containing protein — protein sequence MIEFYDQISKLRNILEKLSSYILYVSTEKNIEDILRQTIDICLELTTSDGATIYFKEMIENEEKLVIKATKNQSVNFEFYLGYSLPINSISLAGYVASNRKPVVINNTLSLPENHEYRQFKFFDRSLHYITINTIIVPIFDYTNSVTGVLQVVNKKAKPQLKLEENNAHIFTIDYTENDARIILAISALLGIILDRILLYQKNEQLIINTQKMLSNIFDSVKKSILTLNDIMLTGQQKFIEYLQDEKRKKVLEFKEGLELCKKQIELSKVTETIITVCYLLIETSDNKLSNIFYEVLSSEIRIYDIPVMVKENEYVLLLYNVDLIKAKMIAKRIERKMIEKANSQNYNFSFKTKWSFYEIKPSEEKTLEEICEGLKSTGAEL from the coding sequence ATGATAGAATTTTATGACCAAATTTCGAAATTACGAAATATTCTTGAGAAATTGAGCTCTTATATATTATATGTTTCAACTGAAAAAAATATAGAGGATATTCTCCGTCAAACCATTGATATATGTTTAGAACTTACGACAAGTGATGGTGCCACAATTTATTTTAAAGAAATGATAGAAAACGAGGAAAAACTTGTAATTAAAGCTACAAAAAATCAATCAGTCAATTTTGAGTTTTACTTGGGATACTCACTGCCTATAAACTCTATTAGTTTAGCAGGATATGTTGCTTCTAATCGCAAACCTGTGGTCATAAATAACACTTTATCTTTACCTGAAAATCATGAATATAGGCAATTCAAATTTTTTGACAGGAGTTTGCATTATATTACAATTAACACTATAATAGTACCAATTTTTGATTACACAAACAGTGTTACAGGAGTTTTGCAAGTTGTTAATAAGAAGGCAAAACCTCAATTAAAACTTGAAGAAAATAATGCTCATATATTTACTATTGACTATACTGAGAACGATGCAAGAATAATATTAGCAATCTCGGCACTTTTAGGAATCATTTTAGACAGAATTTTGCTTTATCAAAAAAATGAACAACTGATAATAAATACTCAAAAAATGTTAAGTAATATTTTCGACTCGGTAAAAAAATCAATTTTAACTTTAAATGATATAATGCTGACAGGTCAGCAAAAGTTCATAGAGTATCTTCAAGATGAGAAAAGAAAAAAAGTTCTTGAGTTTAAAGAAGGACTTGAACTTTGTAAAAAACAAATTGAACTCTCAAAAGTTACTGAGACAATTATAACTGTATGTTATTTATTAATCGAAACTTCAGATAATAAATTATCAAATATATTCTATGAAGTACTTTCGTCAGAAATAAGAATATATGATATTCCTGTAATGGTAAAAGAAAATGAGTATGTCCTTCTACTTTATAACGTCGATTTGATAAAAGCTAAAATGATTGCCAAAAGGATAGAAAGAAAAATGATTGAAAAGGCAAATTCACAAAACTATAACTTTTCATTCAAAACCAAATGGAGTTTCTATGAAATAAAGCCTTCAGAAGAAAAAACTCTTGAGGAAATATGTGAAGGTTTAAAAAGTACTGGAGCAGAGCTTTAA
- a CDS encoding S-layer homology domain-containing protein translates to MKLFKKRLLLICVMLVFAIVQIFSAIAFAQGTSNPIFSDLPQNHWAYNAVKFMVERGIITGYPDNTFRPNNPVTRAEFARIMVIGLNLPIKVTDNPSFKDVPKEHWAYPYVETAKYYLTGFRTQNGDYFKPSDYAVREDMAVALVKAKGLQNENVDMNILNNYVDKEQISKNLAKYVAIAIAKGIMVGTQIPNSNQYKFDPQGILTRAQAAMLLYNILNTQLIEEKITYDDNSSTGSNQQNNYPVPNVTAYTKGDKVVLVWNRINDKKFKGYAIVISKNNSQPGYPQDGYLTILSDRNANYIEIGVNSKYNNGDFGAYIKSGEEYYFSVTAIYEGNVNVKGNAVKMRMPIIPNYFEKPSVKYEYKDNKFVLSWQKIDDSRLVGYWIVISKKSKEPKYPDNGYLVFINDKNTTQIVIDNTIPYKSGDFGEYLKDGEEYYFSVTAQYQDRVVPGNSIKAIYYSNLEIAKLRPKLQAKTVRWRGQWYINLRWDKIDSDKLQGYKVVVSEKNSTPDLNKDGLLAVISDKNVTSVNIKAKDKYLLNGEYKELKRGHYYYFTVYAIYSDRVVGGNVIRIKIP, encoded by the coding sequence ATGAAATTATTTAAAAAGCGTCTTTTGCTGATATGTGTAATGTTGGTTTTTGCTATAGTACAAATTTTTTCTGCAATTGCTTTTGCGCAAGGCACATCAAATCCTATTTTTTCTGACCTTCCTCAAAATCACTGGGCTTATAACGCTGTAAAATTTATGGTAGAAAGAGGAATTATAACAGGTTATCCAGACAACACGTTCAGACCAAATAATCCAGTCACAAGGGCAGAGTTTGCAAGGATTATGGTAATTGGGTTAAATCTTCCTATCAAGGTTACAGACAATCCATCATTTAAAGATGTGCCAAAAGAACATTGGGCATATCCTTATGTAGAGACAGCAAAATATTATTTAACAGGTTTTAGAACTCAAAATGGAGATTATTTTAAACCATCTGACTATGCTGTAAGAGAAGATATGGCAGTTGCACTTGTAAAAGCCAAAGGGTTGCAAAACGAAAATGTTGATATGAACATCTTAAATAATTATGTTGACAAAGAACAAATATCAAAAAACCTTGCTAAATATGTTGCAATTGCAATTGCAAAGGGTATCATGGTAGGAACTCAAATTCCGAATTCAAATCAATATAAGTTTGATCCGCAAGGAATTCTTACTCGTGCTCAGGCAGCAATGCTACTGTACAATATTTTGAATACCCAATTAATCGAAGAAAAGATTACCTATGATGATAATTCTTCAACAGGTTCTAATCAGCAAAATAATTATCCTGTACCTAATGTCACTGCTTATACAAAGGGTGATAAGGTTGTACTTGTTTGGAATAGAATAAATGATAAAAAATTTAAAGGATATGCAATTGTTATCTCAAAAAACAATAGCCAACCCGGATATCCGCAAGATGGTTATCTTACAATCTTATCTGACAGAAATGCCAATTATATAGAAATTGGAGTAAACTCAAAATATAACAATGGCGATTTTGGAGCTTATATAAAGAGCGGAGAAGAGTATTATTTCAGTGTTACAGCAATCTATGAAGGAAATGTCAATGTAAAAGGCAATGCTGTAAAAATGAGAATGCCAATTATACCAAATTATTTTGAAAAACCATCTGTAAAGTATGAATATAAAGACAATAAATTTGTTTTAAGCTGGCAAAAGATAGACGATTCCCGACTCGTAGGATATTGGATTGTGATATCCAAAAAGAGTAAAGAACCTAAATATCCTGACAATGGTTATCTTGTTTTTATCAATGACAAAAATACAACTCAGATTGTTATTGACAACACAATTCCTTACAAAAGTGGAGATTTCGGTGAGTATTTAAAAGATGGTGAAGAATATTATTTTAGTGTAACAGCTCAGTATCAGGACAGGGTTGTCCCTGGGAATAGCATCAAGGCCATTTATTATTCTAATTTGGAGATTGCAAAATTAAGACCAAAATTGCAGGCAAAAACAGTAAGATGGAGGGGACAGTGGTATATAAACTTAAGATGGGACAAAATTGATAGCGATAAGCTTCAAGGATATAAAGTTGTAGTATCTGAGAAAAACTCAACACCCGACTTAAATAAAGATGGGTTACTGGCAGTAATATCAGATAAAAACGTTACTTCTGTAAATATCAAAGCAAAAGATAAGTATTTACTAAATGGAGAATATAAGGAACTCAAAAGAGGACATTACTATTACTTTACAGTTTATGCCATTTACTCTGATAGAGTAGTAGGTGGCAATGTAATTAGAATAAAGATACCATAA
- a CDS encoding uracil-DNA glycosylase yields MLTWEELESACLLCEKCPISKNRTNVVVGDGNKNAKLVFVGEAPGEEEDKQGKPFVGRAGKFLDLALTSLELSREKDFYICNILKCRPPNNRVPTEVEAQNCLPFLRAQIKLISPKIIVCLGATAMKYILGKDLKITQDRGKWFEKGGFWIMATYHPAALLRDPGKREDFYRDLKSVKERLEKIK; encoded by the coding sequence ATGCTTACATGGGAAGAGCTTGAAAGTGCGTGTCTTTTGTGCGAAAAGTGCCCTATTTCCAAAAATCGCACAAACGTTGTTGTGGGTGATGGGAACAAAAATGCAAAGCTTGTGTTTGTTGGTGAAGCTCCGGGTGAAGAAGAAGACAAGCAAGGCAAACCGTTTGTAGGAAGAGCAGGAAAGTTTTTGGACTTGGCTTTGACTTCTTTAGAGCTTTCAAGAGAAAAAGATTTTTATATCTGCAACATTTTAAAGTGTAGACCCCCAAACAACCGCGTTCCAACAGAGGTAGAGGCGCAAAACTGCTTGCCTTTTTTGAGAGCTCAGATAAAACTTATCTCCCCAAAAATAATTGTCTGTCTTGGTGCAACAGCTATGAAATATATTCTTGGAAAAGACCTTAAAATCACTCAAGACAGGGGAAAGTGGTTTGAAAAAGGTGGATTTTGGATTATGGCTACATACCATCCAGCGGCACTTTTAAGAGACCCAGGCAAAAGAGAGGATTTTTACAGGGATTTGAAAAGTGTAAAGGAAAGACTGGAGAAAATAAAATAG
- a CDS encoding aspartate aminotransferase family protein codes for MKLDEIISYDSQYYVNVFGSRIPLAFVRGEGCILYDSQNKEYLDFISGISVCNLGHSHPKFVAALKEQIEKLIHTSSLFYIEPQALLAKKLAEVSKFDKVFFCNSGAEANEAAIKLVRNYFYKKGLSKYKIITLENSFHGRTLATTAATGQKKYQKPFEPMPEGFINVEADIEKIKNAIDDKTAAVMIELVQAEGGIKVLSKEFVQKLYSLCKEHGLLFVIDEIQTGIGRCGSLFGFEQYDITPDIITLAKGLGNGVPIGAMLCKKEVATFEPGEHGSTFGGNLLATRAALEVLKIIEEENIIENVNKMSTYLKQKLLELKKEFDFITDVRGLGLLIGVEFSFPVKDLVKELALAGLLTSSCGGGNVIRFAPPLIVQKTHIDKALEIFKDVVKRYAYMGRA; via the coding sequence ATGAAGTTAGATGAGATAATCTCTTATGATTCACAGTACTATGTCAACGTTTTTGGCAGTCGAATACCACTTGCATTTGTAAGAGGAGAAGGATGCATTCTTTATGACAGCCAAAATAAAGAATATCTTGATTTTATTTCTGGAATTTCTGTGTGCAATTTGGGGCACAGCCACCCAAAATTTGTTGCTGCCCTGAAAGAACAGATTGAAAAGCTTATACACACATCAAGCCTGTTTTATATTGAACCTCAAGCACTTTTGGCAAAAAAACTTGCTGAAGTTTCTAAATTTGACAAAGTATTTTTCTGTAACTCTGGGGCTGAGGCAAACGAGGCTGCAATAAAGCTTGTGAGAAATTATTTTTATAAAAAAGGGCTTTCTAAATATAAAATCATCACACTTGAAAATTCGTTCCATGGAAGAACTCTTGCAACAACTGCTGCAACAGGTCAAAAAAAGTATCAAAAGCCCTTTGAACCAATGCCAGAAGGATTTATAAACGTTGAAGCAGACATTGAAAAGATAAAAAATGCTATAGACGACAAAACAGCAGCGGTTATGATTGAGCTTGTTCAGGCAGAGGGCGGAATAAAGGTACTTTCAAAAGAATTTGTACAAAAGCTTTATAGCCTTTGCAAAGAACATGGGCTCTTGTTTGTAATTGACGAGATTCAAACAGGAATTGGAAGGTGCGGAAGTCTTTTTGGTTTTGAGCAGTATGATATAACACCTGATATAATTACTCTTGCAAAAGGGCTTGGAAATGGTGTGCCGATTGGAGCTATGCTTTGCAAAAAAGAGGTTGCCACATTTGAACCAGGGGAGCACGGTTCAACTTTTGGTGGAAATTTGCTTGCAACAAGAGCAGCTTTAGAAGTATTGAAGATAATCGAAGAAGAAAATATAATTGAAAATGTAAATAAAATGAGCACATACTTAAAACAAAAACTTCTTGAGCTAAAAAAAGAATTTGATTTTATAACAGATGTGAGAGGTTTAGGTCTTTTAATAGGTGTTGAATTTTCCTTCCCGGTAAAAGATCTTGTAAAAGAATTAGCGTTAGCTGGACTTTTGACTAGTAGCTGTGGTGGAGGCAATGTAATACGATTTGCTCCACCTTTGATTGTTCAAAAAACTCACATAGATAAAGCTTTGGAAATTTTCAAAGACGTGGTGAAAAGGTATGCTTACATGGGAAGAGCTTGA
- a CDS encoding DedA family protein produces MEFIKQIFISIAEYLSQFGHSGIFIGMTLESACIPIPSEVILPLGGYLVYKGIGSVLSMTIVATMGCLAGSVIAYVIGYFGGRPFILKYGKYFFISKHDFERAEKFFQKRGEITIFLSRLLPIIRTFISLPAGIAKMNFAKFCFYTILGSFPWCFLFVYLGKKLGDNWKSIEEHLKGFDYLILALIIAAIVGYVVYKIFKGKKSADVE; encoded by the coding sequence ATGGAGTTTATAAAACAAATATTTATCTCAATTGCTGAATACCTCTCTCAGTTTGGTCATTCAGGCATATTCATAGGAATGACGCTCGAGTCTGCCTGCATTCCAATACCCTCTGAAGTCATCCTGCCACTTGGTGGGTATCTTGTATACAAAGGAATTGGAAGTGTACTTTCCATGACCATTGTTGCAACCATGGGATGTTTAGCAGGATCTGTAATAGCCTATGTAATAGGGTATTTTGGCGGAAGGCCATTTATACTCAAGTACGGTAAATACTTTTTTATCTCAAAGCACGATTTCGAAAGAGCAGAAAAATTCTTTCAAAAAAGAGGGGAAATTACTATATTTTTAAGCAGACTTCTGCCTATTATAAGAACATTCATCTCACTTCCTGCTGGAATTGCAAAGATGAATTTTGCAAAGTTTTGCTTTTATACAATCCTTGGTTCATTCCCATGGTGCTTCCTTTTTGTGTATCTTGGCAAAAAACTTGGAGATAATTGGAAGTCAATTGAAGAGCATTTAAAAGGTTTTGATTATCTTATATTAGCCCTAATAATTGCTGCAATTGTGGGTTATGTTGTCTATAAAATCTTCAAAGGCAAAAAGTCAGCTGATGTTGAATAA
- the uppP gene encoding undecaprenyl-diphosphatase UppP: MTTFQAIFLGILQGLGEFLPISSSAHLIIFPWLFGWKEHSLVFDVALHLGTLLAVLVYFWKDYLDIVVQGIAKPKSEKGKLLWFIIVATIPGALFGYFFENIVEEVFRKQYLLIAIVLAVFGFILYYVDSIAKNKVELSKMNVLQAALIGVSQAFALFPGISRSGITMTTGLLLGLKKEAAAKFSFLMSAPIILGAGAVSLLKNINHVSAEFSNFAIGFFTSAVVGFLAIHFLLGIVKKSGFKIFAYYRFFLAAVILAFYLLRAV, from the coding sequence TTGACAACATTTCAAGCAATCTTCTTAGGAATATTGCAGGGGCTTGGAGAATTCTTGCCAATTTCAAGCTCTGCACACCTGATAATCTTCCCATGGCTTTTTGGCTGGAAAGAACACTCTCTTGTATTTGATGTTGCTTTGCATCTTGGAACACTCTTGGCGGTACTTGTATATTTTTGGAAGGATTACTTGGATATCGTGGTACAAGGAATTGCAAAGCCAAAGTCAGAAAAAGGAAAATTGCTTTGGTTCATAATAGTTGCAACAATTCCGGGTGCACTTTTTGGATACTTTTTTGAAAATATTGTAGAAGAAGTTTTTAGAAAACAATATCTTTTGATTGCAATTGTGCTTGCAGTATTTGGATTCATACTATACTATGTAGATTCAATCGCAAAAAACAAAGTGGAACTTTCAAAGATGAATGTGTTGCAAGCAGCTTTAATTGGTGTCTCACAGGCGTTTGCTCTTTTCCCCGGAATTTCGCGATCTGGCATAACAATGACAACAGGACTTTTGCTTGGTCTTAAAAAAGAAGCTGCAGCTAAATTTTCGTTCTTGATGTCAGCACCTATTATACTTGGTGCAGGAGCTGTGTCGCTTTTAAAAAACATCAATCATGTGTCTGCTGAGTTTTCCAACTTTGCAATTGGCTTTTTTACATCGGCAGTTGTAGGTTTTCTGGCAATTCATTTTTTGCTTGGTATTGTCAAAAAAAGTGGTTTTAAAATCTTTGCATATTATAGATTTTTCTTAGCTGCAGTCATTTTAGCTTTCTATCTTTTAAGAGCAGTGTAG
- the tsaD gene encoding tRNA (adenosine(37)-N6)-threonylcarbamoyltransferase complex transferase subunit TsaD gives MLVLGIETSCDETSAAIVEDGRKVLSNVIYSQIDIHYQFGGVVPEIASRKHVEKISYVVDMAFKQAGLTIDDIDGIAATYGPGLVGSLLVGLSFAKALSYARKLPFIAVNHIEGHIYANFITYPQLTPPLIVLVVSGGHTNLIIFRDFDEYEVVGKTRDDAAGEAFDKIARYLGLGYPGGPAIDKIAKQGDENKYKYPVADVDGYNFSFSGLKSAVINHVHGLWQGGEEFKIEDVAASFQKTVVSILVEKTINLSLETNIRKIAVAGGVAANSRLRNEFYKRCAEHNIEFFVPDFKYCTDNAAMIASCGYFKLQKGIISSYCENAVPYINLLSKKS, from the coding sequence ATGCTTGTACTTGGGATCGAGACATCATGCGATGAAACTTCTGCTGCAATTGTAGAAGATGGAAGAAAGGTTCTGTCAAATGTAATATACTCCCAGATAGATATTCATTATCAATTTGGTGGCGTTGTTCCAGAAATAGCTTCTCGCAAGCATGTTGAAAAAATTTCATACGTTGTTGATATGGCGTTCAAACAGGCAGGTTTGACTATAGACGACATTGATGGTATTGCTGCAACGTACGGACCTGGTCTTGTAGGTTCGCTTCTTGTTGGACTTTCTTTTGCAAAGGCATTAAGCTATGCCAGAAAACTTCCGTTTATTGCTGTGAATCACATTGAAGGGCATATTTATGCCAATTTTATAACATACCCTCAACTTACTCCACCACTAATTGTTCTTGTAGTCTCTGGAGGGCATACTAATCTAATTATTTTTAGAGATTTTGATGAATATGAAGTGGTTGGAAAAACAAGAGATGATGCGGCAGGCGAGGCTTTTGATAAGATTGCAAGGTATTTAGGGCTTGGATATCCGGGCGGTCCTGCCATAGACAAAATCGCAAAGCAAGGTGATGAGAACAAATACAAATATCCTGTTGCTGATGTTGATGGATACAATTTTAGCTTCAGCGGATTAAAATCTGCCGTGATAAACCATGTTCATGGGCTTTGGCAGGGGGGCGAAGAATTTAAAATAGAAGATGTTGCTGCGTCATTTCAAAAAACAGTTGTGAGCATACTTGTTGAAAAAACAATCAATCTTTCACTTGAGACAAATATAAGAAAAATAGCAGTTGCCGGTGGCGTTGCTGCAAACTCAAGGCTAAGAAACGAATTTTATAAAAGGTGTGCTGAGCACAATATTGAATTTTTTGTGCCTGACTTTAAGTACTGTACAGACAATGCAGCTATGATTGCTTCGTGTGGATACTTTAAGCTGCAAAAAGGAATAATATCATCTTACTGTGAAAATGCTGTCCCTTATATAAATCTTTTAAGCAAAAAAAGTTAA